In one window of Oryza sativa Japonica Group chromosome 9, ASM3414082v1 DNA:
- the LOC136351660 gene encoding proline-rich receptor-like protein kinase PERK9: protein MPTPPRRHRLQVVVIRWLLPRRPHCQRHRHQRPILLPSRRTTPPPPTPPSPPSPPASSRRRTLDRSLPPEVLTTPLPHPAQPPRRLAPLPSPIPRPQITVESTPHKPTTSQVYKPDSSSTSPPQAGCINPPHPGLPLDHHPHPAAAFVVDSASPCAAHVHAKSPSPTPHLATGSAPLRRSPPRSLSRRTGSWPPVLRSSLDAVGRWMQYSPVSPPSLRDIPIYKSVLGSGMLLLVLATRKLGFKRCESTTSEKRVLILYLPMVFKLLSHKQRRSEVKSYHWTQAHSSSGRQVPSSPGYSSLL, encoded by the exons ATGCCTACTCCTCCGCGTCGCCATCGGCTCCAGGTTGTCGTCATCAGGTGGCTCCTCCCGCGGCGCCCCCACTgccagcgccaccgccaccaacgCCCCATCCTCCTCCCCAGTCGCCGCACcacgcctccaccgccgacgcccccatcgccgccgtctcctcctgccTCATCACGTAGGCGCACCCTCGACCGATCCCTGCCGCCGGAAGTCCTCACCACGCCACTTCCCCACCCCGCCCAACCACCGCGCCGCCTCGCTCCTCTCCCATCGCCGATCCCACGTCCCCAAATCACCGTGGAATCCACGCCCCACAAGCCCACGACCTCCCAGGTCTACAAGCCGGATTCATCATCGACCTCACCTCCGCAGGCCGGCTGCATCAACCCCCCACATCCCGGCCTCCCACTAGACCACCACCCCCATCCCGCGGCGGCCTTCGTCGTCGACTCCGCTTCCCCGTGCGCAGCCCACGTCCACGCCAAAAGTCCGTCGCCTACGCCACATCTCGCGACTGGATCCGCTCCTCTCCGTCGATCTCCACCACGGTCCCTTTCGCGCCGCACCGGAAGCTGGCCGCCAGTCCTCCGGTCGTCGCTGGATGCTGTCGGCAGGTGGATGCAGTACTCGCCCGTCTCCCCTCCATCACTGAGGGACATTCCCATCTACAAAAG CGTGCTAGGGAGCGGTATGCTGCTCTTAGTGCTGGCGACAAGGAAGCTAGGCTTCAAAAGATGCGAGAGTACTACCAGCGAAAAAAGAGTATTGATCCTGTACCTACCCATGGTATTTAAATTATTATCTCACAAACAGCGTAGATCTGAAGTGAAATCTTACCACTGGACACAAGCTCACTCTTCTTCAGGACGTCAGGTTCCTTCATCACCCGGGTACTCTTCCCTACTGTGA